TATGGCAAAGATAATAAATATTTACGTCATTTCATACTTAACTTAACACTAGTTCAGAAATCAAGCTTGAAATTATCGATTTGCTTGGAAGGAATGTAGCAACGCTAGTTGATGAGAAACAGCCAGCAGGTGTGTACGGTGTTGCATTTCATTCGGTTGCTTTATCAAGCGGCGTATATTTTTATAGATTACTGGTTAACAGCCATATTATAGTGACGAGAAAGATGATACTATTGCATTAGTTCTATAACTATTTTTCTATTAAATAATATGAAAGGAAAATCATTATGTTTCGCACGTTCTTTTATCTTTGCTATGCGGTTGTGTTGCTGCCGCTAATTCTCTCTGCACAAGATGCTGTTCCGTACTGTGCAACCACCGGCCCATCTTCACCCGAAGAGCTACAATCAGTTCAACAACTTGTAAATACCACGATACAGATTGCAGTTATACTTGTTGATTTTTCTGACAGCAGGAAACCCGATGGAAGTTTGCCTACCATTGATGCCGATACTGCCTACTTTTCCGGTGACGCTATCAACACCGTTGGTTCGATGGGGTGGGTAAAAATTAATCCGATGGATCCCAATAGCCCTCTTAGAAAAAAGATTCGTAAATACACATACGAGGATTACTGGAATCAAATGTTTTCCATTGGTACGTACTATGGGGACAGCGTAAACCATCCCCATCCAGACTTCAATTCACACGGCATCAAAGTGTACGGCAGCATGAGCGACTACTATGAAGAAGTAAGTTATAATAACTTCCATGTTGTCCCCGCTCCCACTCGCTCAGGTTCACAGGATATGTACCATTCAGGTATCGTAAATAGAATTGACACGGCAAATGGGAAAAATTTTGTCCGATGGATCAAACTCCCTGACCCAAAATCGTACTATGCCTATCCTGGCTCATCACTGATTAATGATGCCATCTCTCGTATTAATGAACTCCATTCCCTACCATCCTCTGACCCCGAATATTTAGAATTTAATACAAGTGGTTTTGTAGGTAAGTATGCTATTGTGGGTGCAGGATCAAATATTGGCGGTTGGACATATTTAAATCACTATGCATACTCAGTATCCGAAAAGTATTACTATGTACCAAATGCAGATCCAAACAGTACATTTGATGGCATTATCGGACATATGCATGAGTTTGCTCATACGCTTGGTCTCCCTCACGTAATGCGTGGCTCATTTGAGCCGATGCACTGGGGTGGTCTTGCACCATTATTTAATTACTGTCCTCCCCATTTCAATCCGCTCACGAAAATCCAATTCGGTTGGTTACCTGAGGCAAACATACTTAAAGTGAAGTCAAACACATCAGTTTCACTTCGACCAAGCCATCTTCCTCCATCAGGAACACAACCAACAACCGCACTTGTAACTGTTTATGGAGAAGCGGGGAAGAATAACGATTACTCTCATAGCGAATATTTCATGGTTGAATATCGTACGAGGGTAGGGTTCAACCGATTTACAGGAGGTTCACAATTACCACCGAGTTCCCAATTCACAGGCGGGGCTTTAATTTGGCATTACTCTTCTGTGACGCCTTTTCCTTATAATTCTGGAGATGATATTAGGAAATATCTTAGTATCAAGGTGCCTGAGTATGGACCAAATTATGGAAGGGGAAGAGATCAAGCACCAACCGATTACTTCACTCTTGGTACTTCTTTTGATTCAGTTTCGCAAACTCCAAATTCAAACTCGGTCATCGGTTTGAAGACTGGTATCGCAATGAATAATTTTAATATGACTGGTGGAAATTTAAACTTCAATTTAACCTACCAGCTTGGGGCTCCGCCCAATTACAGTATTATTTATAAAATCGGAAACACCCCGACCGCACTTAGCGGAAATGTGTTTGTTCAATACGGGATTTCTGGTTTAAGAACAATAAGTCCGGGCTCAAAATTAGATTTCATAAGAGGTGTAGGAGTATCAATATCTAATCAAAAATTCCTTGCTATTGGTGGAAGTGGAAGTAATGATAGCATCTTTTTTAAAGGGGCGGGTTATGGAAATTATCGATTTACTTGGGGGGGAGAAAATATATTTCAAACACCATCATCCGTTGGGATTTTGTACAGACCATATAGCACACCTGATACGGTACGTTTTCAGAACTGCATCATCAAAGATGCTGGGGTAGGTCTGTATATGAACCTCACAAACTATTCAACCTCGAGCTGGATTAGACCTGTTGTAGAGGGGAATCGTTTCAAAAATACTAGCATCGATATTGCACTTCAGGGCAAAACAACCGATGTAAGTCCAATCCCTGATATTGCAGGATACGACAACAACACTTTTTCATCGTTCCTCCTTTTTGGGAAAACTGTTTTAAGTGGTTCTTCTCAATTTAGTGTACCGGCTAATGCAACATTGCGGTTTGAACAATCTATTGTTCCAACATTCTCGAGGCTTGAAATTCTAAGTGGAAATACTCTACTTGTGAATGGTCAGTTCCAAACGCTCGGATCACTTAATCTTAAAGGGGGCAATATTATTTTTAATCAAGGTGGAACAATTCAAACAGGTTCAATACTAAAAATAGAAAACGGAACAAATATAACAATCGGAAATGATATAAATGTCCAAAGTGGTGCGATACTAAACATTGATCGTGACAATATAATACACGTCGGTACTGGTAATACTTTAGCTGTCAACGGCAAACTCGTTGCCAAAGGAAATCAAAGCAACCGCATCATATTCACATCATCCAATCAATCACCATCACCTGGCGATTGGGGCGGCATTGTTTTCTCGGGCGGCGGACCCGATACACTTTCTTACTGCACAATTAAATATGCTAATACAGGTTTAAGATTTTTTAATACATCCCCCCCGCGACTTTAGTCGATAATTGTATTATAGATAGCTGCGGCATCGGAGGCATTTCTCTATCTGGTTCATCAAACAATTCAAAAGTTGTAACAATTCAATCAAGTATTATTTCTAATAATAGAGAAAGAGGTATTTCAATTTCAAACGCTTTAGCAGATATCAAACAAACAAATATTATCAAAAATGGAAATTTTGTTATAGGCCCTGGTATGGTAGTTTCATTCGCAAGAGTTTATTTATCAAATTCAAGAATAGAAAATAATTTGGGAACTGGAATAATAGTTACAGGACAAGGCAGTAATTTAATATTTAGTCCGGATGGAACATCACCGGGTTATAATTTTGTAACAGGTCATGGTGTTGGAGAGATAAATATACGTAATAATGGTTACGCATATATAGGTCAACGCTATCAATACATATGTCGGTGGAATTGTGATGGTGTATTAGATTTTACTGCAGTAAATTCCTCGCCTGATGCAATAGAACCAGGACCTTGCCGACCTATTTACTGTTGGGCAAATATGGCTGGTTATAATAACATCTACAACGATTACAATTACTTTCGTCGTTTGATAAATAACGAAACAGGGAATACGATTTATGCTCAGAACACATACTGGGGAAAATCATCAGGACCGAATCCAGCACAAGATTTCTATGGGAATGTTATATATATACCCTTTTTGACTTCACCAACTTTATCTTCTGCTCCAATGAATCCAGAGCAACCGATTGAAGAGCAATTAGCAGTTACATATATAAGGGCGATAGAAGAAAATTCTACGAATGCATTAGATGCATTATTTGGTTTGGAGAGTTTACGAGATTTTGGATTGAATCTCGATACATATATAAAAATGCCTTGGGAAAATTATATCAATAAGATTGAAAGAAAAGCAAATTCTGTTAAGTTAAAAAATTTAGCATCTGCTTTTAAGATACAAGAGAAACTGGGAAAGAAGGATTTTGCATCAACTATTTCGCTTTCGAATGTTTACTTACAGAATAATCCAGATGATGGAATGTGGATGTATTATCAGGTACAGAAAATATTCGCAAACATTGGAATCGGTGATTTGAACACAGCAAGAACAATTTACGACAATATCAAATCCCGAGCTTATTCGATTGATTCAATTTCTACATTGGCAATTGGTGAAATCGTAAGTATGTTGAGTACCGGTAACTTAAATTTGTCTAAGAGTTCAACTTCTGACAAATTAATAATAGAAAAAGAAAATAGTATAATGCCTCCGAGTTTTATGCTGCATCAAAACTATCCCAACCCTTTCAATCCATTAACAATTATCAATTATCATTTGCCGTTTAACAATTATACAACGCTCAAAATTTATGATGTTTTAGTCCGTGAGATAGCGACGCTTGTTGACGAATATAAAGAAGCAGGATATTATGAAGTAAATTGGGATGCGGTAAGCGTCCCGACCGGCGTATATTTATACAAACTTAATTCAGGAAATTTTGTGGATGTGAAAAAATTAATTTTACTCAAATAACATCAGGTGACTTATGGCTTCTAAAGTAACTAATGTAATTGTAACTGCTACAATAAACGGAAAGCAACACGGGTTGCGATTTATAAGTGCTAACGTGTGGCAATCGCTTTTTTCGCATTGTAAAATTACAAGCGGGTGAGAGAATTATAACGAAGCGAATAACTTTGATAAAGTAGTAACTAATGCATATATTTCATTGATAAAGGACCGAGGTACGAACATGAAAACCGTAATCAAATTAAGCATATTGGCGTTGCTGTTGACGATGCCTGCAGTTGCCCAGCCACCGGAGAGTTTCTTCCCACACCAAGTTGGTGATCGCTGGGATTACAGGTATTGGAACGGTGGCTTCTTCACCTATTTTTCACTGATAATTACTCGTGATTCGATTGCCGCAGACAGTGGTCATTACCTTTTTTACAATGATTCTAGCAACCCTGAGTATAAACTAGATACTGCAAACAATATCTTCTGGCTTCCAAACTATTTTAATAGCTTTATACAATACAAGCTATCCGCAGATTCTGGTGAAGTATGGGAGAATCCGGAACTTGGGGGTTTGCGATGGGCCTGGGTATCTAGCATTGATTCTGTCTTTGTTTTCTCACAGCCAACGGTAAAAAAGCAATACGAATATGGTCCGGTACACCCCGACTCAGGCCCGCAACCATATGCCCTAGTAAAGCGTTGGCTTGCCAGCCGCTTCGGCTTGATCTATGAGTGGCAGGAACCAGGAGTGTTCTCCACACTTGTAGGCTGTATAGTCGCCGGCGATACCTTTGGAATCTTATTATCGGTACCGCAAATACCAGAACTTCCGCGCCAATACGTTCTGAAACAGAATTATCCAAATCCATTTAATCCCAGCACAACAATTGAATTTGACTTACCGGAGGCTGCCCTTGTATCTATCAGAGTCTATGATTGCCTCGGTCAACACATTACAACGCTTACGGAAAGCAAACGCTTGGCTGGAACTCATCGAATAACATGGAACGCAAGCGGGTTGACAAGTGGGATATATTTTATAAGATTGAGTACTCCACAAGGCACTTACACAAGGAAAACAATTCTAATGCGATAATTCACAATATGTTCAACTAAATTTTATAGAGGTTACTATGAAAACTCAAATCAATTTTTCAGCTATTTTAATGCTTTCTCTATGCCTTATTACATTGTTTTTCCCAATTGTTAGTATAGCCCAGACAGACCCACATGCTGTTTGTGGGTTCACGGGAATGGGAAGTACAAAGGCAACACAGCTTGGAGGAATGTGGATGACACCACGAGATACACTTCATGTTCTCGTTGTGTTCGTGCAGTTTCCGGATGACCGATACGATACTGCGTACTCACTTTGGCCAACATTTCCCGCAGCGGGCAGATACCCGGGACCAACATATTTGAACACGTATATTGATTCCGTGGTGTCTCAGATGTCCACGAACGGAAATCTCAGTCACTATTTCCGCGATATGTCGATGGGTGCGTTGAAACTTACAGGCAAAACGCGATTCGTCGTCACTCCACAAACAAATCAGTGGTATCAGAACAACAATTGGAATCGTTGGATGATCAACAGAGAAGTTCTTCAAGTTCTAGATGCTTCCTTAGACTTTGCTGAGTTTGACAGATGGAAGCGATACGGAGTGTATGACATTCGCCGTGAACCTGATAGCTTGGTAGACATGATCTTCATGATCTATCGCCGTGTTGAAGGTGCGGCCGCCCTAGCATTCCACGGAGGCGAAGCCTCTCTGGGGTACGCGCGCAACTATCCGCCCCACAACGAACCAATTTCTTTCTACGTCGATAGTGGGCAGCGCCGCATCGGGCACGGTCACCCCGTATTCGGTCATCCTGGATCAGGAACTACTTCGGAGATTGGAGGAACCGGCGACGGCTGGTTCGGTCTGCTTCCCTATCGCGTTCAGATTCACGAGCTCGCACACCACTGGATGACAAATGGTCCCGACTATGGCCATAACGGCGGTGGATTTTGGGCGACCTTAAATCACCACCTTGCCAGATTCAACTCCGCATCCGTAAGCTGTATAAATTCTTTCGAACGTGAGCTTCTCGGTTGGCACTATCCCGATAGCATAGGAACATCAGGAGGTTTTTGGTACAAT
This window of the Bacteroidota bacterium genome carries:
- a CDS encoding T9SS type A sorting domain-containing protein; protein product: MKLEIIDLLGRNVATLVDEKQPAGVYGVAFHSVALSSGVYFYRLLVNSHIIVTRKMILLH
- a CDS encoding T9SS type A sorting domain-containing protein; protein product: MGTGIIVTGQGSNLIFSPDGTSPGYNFVTGHGVGEINIRNNGYAYIGQRYQYICRWNCDGVLDFTAVNSSPDAIEPGPCRPIYCWANMAGYNNIYNDYNYFRRLINNETGNTIYAQNTYWGKSSGPNPAQDFYGNVIYIPFLTSPTLSSAPMNPEQPIEEQLAVTYIRAIEENSTNALDALFGLESLRDFGLNLDTYIKMPWENYINKIERKANSVKLKNLASAFKIQEKLGKKDFASTISLSNVYLQNNPDDGMWMYYQVQKIFANIGIGDLNTARTIYDNIKSRAYSIDSISTLAIGEIVSMLSTGNLNLSKSSTSDKLIIEKENSIMPPSFMLHQNYPNPFNPLTIINYHLPFNNYTTLKIYDVLVREIATLVDEYKEAGYYEVNWDAVSVPTGVYLYKLNSGNFVDVKKLILLK
- a CDS encoding T9SS type A sorting domain-containing protein, producing MIKDRGTNMKTVIKLSILALLLTMPAVAQPPESFFPHQVGDRWDYRYWNGGFFTYFSLIITRDSIAADSGHYLFYNDSSNPEYKLDTANNIFWLPNYFNSFIQYKLSADSGEVWENPELGGLRWAWVSSIDSVFVFSQPTVKKQYEYGPVHPDSGPQPYALVKRWLASRFGLIYEWQEPGVFSTLVGCIVAGDTFGILLSVPQIPELPRQYVLKQNYPNPFNPSTTIEFDLPEAALVSIRVYDCLGQHITTLTESKRLAGTHRITWNASGLTSGIYFIRLSTPQGTYTRKTILMR